A region of Larimichthys crocea isolate SSNF chromosome X, L_crocea_2.0, whole genome shotgun sequence DNA encodes the following proteins:
- the LOC104930935 gene encoding A-kinase anchor protein 12: MVVTRQDGSPQDPELTPAEVAPMVAPPSLKEVQQAVQEASEQVEGRGAEEVLKELLERVVEAALGQVEGGGETKADEAAEQETVEEDAPGAEKRGVRSDTEAEVLELQAVEEEEVEGEDTGTKAGYTGVQEEQEIAKTDAFDDVAEEEIVEGEVETAAESVEEMTAGEAEDVEVIDESVDAKVSHEVVEETAAALKETGGYLEVEEEAGEEDNKEQVELSEAKGAAETDTEETTAAVEEAVGGEPEQETLVESDLGLVKGDGEQKEDVLGKEELLEVDETEGEVIVPSSDNHEIETTQTVVGEPVEEEEVNIVKDNETPETEDERGHVAVEGGGAEEVQAEGTEVGEAEGADINGESVTKEESVALVNEGLGDQQAGEEQIALETSHGSEKEDQEVLVISAPEPEDAAGAENQAPTTSPSLGGVEAEENTLSEKSDYGNEIITPTDDLLPHDPMEAQPTLDNAVKDVLVEPPQAQGEEPGEANELVEDKAGTAETNELGLEAWKIGAISAAVFLVLETVVIIIYIIKCRNKNSTLTQQRACEEGCVEPEAATGGDCSDDTLPVGNGDTQQIAALDPCDVASTLAQNKEQHEEEHVIPMSDLPPSSTEESANTGPGPDSSQDLRSSIL; this comes from the exons ATGGTGGTTACCCGCCAAGACGGCTCGCCCCAGGACCCAGAGCTGACCCCTGCAGAGGTGGCACCCATGGTAGCCCCTCCTAGCCTGAAGGAAGTGCAGCAGGCTGTGCAAGAGGCCTCGGAGCAGGTGGAGGGTCGCGGAGCGGAGGAagtgctgaaggagctgctggagaggGTGGTGGAGGCAGCTCTGGGGCAGGTGGAAGGGGGAGgtgaaacaaaagcagatgAGGCAGCAGAACAGGAGACAGTTGAGGAGGATGCACCGGGGGCTGAAAAGAGAGGAGTTAGAAGtgacacagaggcagaggtgTTGGAGCTGCaggcagtggaggaggaggaggtggagggcgAAGATACTGGCACCAAGGCGGGGTACACTGGTGTTCAAGAGGAGCAGGAAATAGCAAAGACGGATGCATTTGATGATGTTGCTGAAGAGGAGATTGTTGAGGGGGAGGTTGAGACTGCAGCCGAATCTGTGGAGGAGATGACAGCAGGGGAAGCGGAGGACGTGGAGGTTATAGATGAGTCTGTAGACGCCAAAGTCAGTCATGAAGTCGTAGAGGAAACCGCAGCTGCTTTGAAAGAGACAGGAGGGTATttggaagtggaggaggaggcaggggagGAGGACAACAAGGAGCAGGTTGAGCTGTCGGAAGCAAAGGGAGCagctgaaacagacacagaggaaaccACAGCTGCTGTGGAGGAAGCTGTAGGTGGAGAGCCAGAGCAGGAGACTTTGGTAGAGTCTGACCTTGGTCTGGTAAAAGGTGATGGGGAGCAGAAAGAGGATGTATTGGGAAAGGAAGAACTTCTAGAGGTAGATGAAACGGAAGGTGAGGTCATAGTACCGTCTTCTGATAATCATGAAATTGAGACCACACAGACTGTAGTAGGAGAGccggtggaggaggaagaggtaaACATAGTGAAGGACAACGAGACACCAGAAACAGAGGACGAACGAGGCCATGTAGcggtggagggaggaggtgcTGAAGAGGTACAAGCAGAAGGTACAGAGGTGGGGGAAGCAGAAGGGGCTGACATAAATGGAGAGAGTGTCACCAAGGAGGAATCAGTGGCGTTGGTAAATGAGGGGTTGGGTGACCAACAAGCAGGAGAGGAGCAGATTGCTTTGGAGACGTCACATGGCAGTGAAAAAGAGGATCAAG AAGTGCTGGTGATCTCTGCCCCAGAGCCTGAAGATGCTGCTGGCGCGGAGAACCAGGCTCCCACCACGAGCCCATCCTTAGGTGGGGTGGAGGCCGAAGAGAACACCCTTAGTGAGAAATCTGACTACGGCAACGAGATCATCACCCCTACTGATGACCTGTTGCCACATGACCCTATGGAGGCCCAACCTACACTGGATAATGCAGTGAAGGATGTTCTAGTTGAACCCCCTCAGGCGCAAGGAGAGGAACCGGGGGAGGCCAATGAGCTGGTGGAAGATAAAGCTGGAACTGCag AGACAAATGAGCTGGGACTGGAGGCGTGGAAGATTGGGGCTATTTCTGCTGCAGTCTTCCTGGTTTTGGAGACTGTTGTGATCATCATCTATATCATTAAATGTCGTAACAAAAACAG caccCTGACCCAACAGCGGGCATGCGAGGAAGGGTGTGTTGAACCAGAGGCGGCTACGGGAGGCGACTGCAGCGACGACACACTGCCCGTAGGCAATGGGGACACTCAACA GATAGCAGCACTTGACCCATGTGATGTGGCTTCAACCCTGGcccaaaacaaagagcagcaCGAAGAGGAGCATGTGATACCCATGTCTGACCTCCCGCCCAGCTCCACAGAGGAGTCGGCCAACACTGGACCGGGACCAGACTCCTCGCAAGACCTCAGGAGTTCCATTCTCTAG
- the tyrp1b gene encoding tyrosinase-related protein 1b yields MHSQSMWTVGVLAVTLCATLTLAQFPRECVTPEGLQSGQCCPSLTPGVAGDECGSSTGRGQCVSIAADNRRHGPQYPYAGRDDRERWPLRFFNRTCQCNGNFSGYDCGRCRHGLTGPNCDERISVVRRNIMQMSTAEKQAFVSALDRAKRTVHPDLVICTRRYQEVFGPDGNTPQFENITIYNYFVWSHYYSVSKTYLGAGQSSFGGVDFSHEGPGFVTWHRFHLLQLERDMQDMLGDPSFALPYWNFAIGGSDCDICTDDLLGARSSFDMNSISSNSVFSQWRVICESVDDYDTLGTVCNSTETSPIRRNPAGNVARPMVQRLPEPQDVLDCLELNTFDTPPYYSTSSESFRNTIEGYSAPQGMYDPVVRSLHNLAHLFLNGTGGQTHLSPNDPIFVLLHTFTDAIFDEWLSRHRAGEIVYPEENAPIGHNRRFNMVPFWPPVTNAEMFLSAPENLGYSYEVQWPTRAYTLSEIITIGIVAAVLVVAVVGGVIACAVRARSYRSAEALEPLLGETFRRYSEDEHRFGKSQSVV; encoded by the exons ATGCACAGTCAGAG CATGTGGACCGTGGGCGTCCTGGCGGTGACCCTGTGTGCCACCCTAACGCTGGCTCAGTTCCCCCGGGAGTGCGTCACCCCCGAGGGGCTTCAGAGCGGCCAGTGCTGCCCGTCTCTCACGCCCGGGGTGGCCGGGGATGAGTGCGGCTCGAGCACAGGTAggggtcagtgtgtgtcaatCGCTGCAGACAACCGGCGCCACGGGCCCCAGTATCCATACGCCGGGCGGGATGACAGAGAAAGGTGGCCCCTGAGATTTTTCAACCGCACCTGCCAGTGTAATGGCAACTTCAGTGGCTACGACTGTGGGCGATGCCGACACGGGCTGACTGGACCAAACTGTGATGAGAGGATCTCTGTTG TCAGGAGGAATATCATGCAGATGAGCACAGCAGAGAAGCAGGCGTTCGTGAGCGCTTTGGACCGAGCTAAGAGGACCGTGCACCCTGACCTGGTCATCTGTACGCGACG GTACCAGGAGGTGTTTGGGCCCGATGGCAACACCCCGCAGTTTGAGAACATCACCATTTACAACTACTTTGTCTGGAGCCACTACTACTCAGTCAGTAAAACCTACCTGGGGGCAGGCCAGAGCAGCTTTGGCGGCGTGGACTTCTCCCACGAGGGCCCAGGTTTTGTCACCTGGCACCGTTTTCATCTGCTGCAACTGGAGAGAGACatgcag GACATGCTGGGCGACCCCTCATTCGCTCTGCCCTACTGGAACTTTGCCATCGGAGGCAGCGACTGTGACATCTGCACCGACGACCTGCTGGGAGCCAGGAGCTCCTTCGACATGAACTCCATCAGCTCCAACTCCGTCTTCTCCCAGTGGAGGGTCATCTGCGAGAGCGTGGACGACTACGACACTTTGGGCACCGTCTGCAACA GCACAGAGACCAGTCCCATCAGGAGGAACCCAGCGGGCAACGTGGCTCGACCCATGGTGCAGAGGCTGCCAGAGCCCCAGGATGTGTTGGACTGTCTGGAGCTCAACACCTTCGACACCCCCCCTTACTACTCCACCTCCTCCGAGAGCTTCAGGAACACCAttgaag GCTACAGCGCCCCCCAGGGGATGTACGACCCCGTGGTCCGCAGCCTCCACAACTTGGCTCACCTTTTCCTCAACGGGACGGGCGGACAGACTCACCTCTCGCCCAACGACCCCATCTTTGTCCTGCTGCACACGTTCACCGATGCCATCTTTGACGAGTGGCTTTCCAGGCACCGAGCAG GTGAAATAGTTTACCCTGAGGAGAACGCTCCTATCGGGCACAATCGGAGATTCAACATGGTTCCTTTTTGGCCTCCTGTCACCAATGCGGAGATGTTTCTCTCTGCCCCAGAAAACCTGGGGTACTCCTATGAGGTCCAGTGGCCAA CTCGTGCCTACACCTTGTCTGAGATCATCACCATAGGCATCGTTGCCGCGGTGCTGGTGGTCGCGGTGGTGGGTGGCGTCATCGCCTGCGCCGTTCGCGCCCGCTCCTACCGCTCGGCCGAGGCCCTGGAGCCGCTGCTGGGAGAGACTTTCCGACGCTACTCAGAGGACGAACACAGGTTCGGCAAATCGCAGTCTGTTGTCTGA